The sequence below is a genomic window from Lolium perenne isolate Kyuss_39 chromosome 7, Kyuss_2.0, whole genome shotgun sequence.
TTGCATGAATCCTAGGGAGAGTCAAGTATTGATCAGGAATTCTAGATATACTGGATACAACCTAATTTTCTACGTCATCGGTATCTATGGACTGATTTTGGTTGGAGATCAAGTACCAGTTTCGTATCGAAACAAGAGACCAAGTATAAGTTGACAATGAGACGAGAGATCTGAAGTCGTAATCTTCATTGGCTCATTCATGACCGTGTAACTAACTCATCCTTGAACGTTTCAACATCCATTTACAATAACATGTAGGCATGCATAGGCAGCTACCACCAGCTAAAGTGGCAGAAATAGAAAACAAAGGAGCTCAAAATTCCATGTACCGAGGTCAGCTTGACTAGCGCCTGCATAATTGACTTTCATAGTTCAGTTTTTTTTTTCAACTATTGGTGTCAGATTGGATTTTTAAATAGGATGTTGAGTATACTAAGTGTATATAGGGATGTAAACGGATCGGATCGGATCGGATATTGCTCTTACCATATCCTTTACCGTATTTTTATAATGGATTCGGATCGGAGCGGATAATGGTCTGATGCGGATTCGGACCGGACTCGGATCGGATGCGGATTATTACGAAAATATGCATATAAAAAATAGAAGTATACTTTTTAATGTAAAATATGTTTGTAATTATGGACTATAGCTAAATGTACACACTTGTTCCTACAACAAAGCAAATTGCGTGCTAATAGAATACAAATTTTGGCCGATGAACTAACCATATTATCTAAATATTTAGGATTGGGCTAGTTTTTTCAGATTATCCTCTTTGTGGACCTCGGATAATCCGCAAAAAATGGCGGATAATCCGTATCCGTCGGATAGTATCAATACCATATCCTCTACCGTATCCGTCGGATATCCGTTTGATCAGTGTGTATAAAGAACTTTTTTTTAAATCTCCGTATAAAAAACTTTTAAAGTGGaactatggcacattttattCGGCCCATACTTCACAGAAAAACACTCGGCCCAGAGAGATCGAAGGAAAGCCCATTTAAGCAGTGCCGGGCTAGTCGCCCAACCACCACCAATCCAATTGGGCCACCCCGACCGGGTCTCCTTCCTTCCAGCCCCAATCCGAATCCCACACACACTACCGCAGCGGAGAGGAGAGAGAAACTccgagaagaagaggaagaagcggcggcggcggcgaggtcgatgtcgacgacggcggggTACCTGGCGCGGCGCGCGGGGCAGAAGGAGCGGGTGCGGCTGCTCTACCGCCGCGCGCTCAAGGACACCCTCAACTGGGCCGTCCACCGCCACCTCTTCTACCAGGACGTGAGCgcctcccctccccctcccccgaTCCCCCCGCCCCCTCGCGGATCTGACCCCGTGTTCTTCCCCCGTGCAGGCGTCGGATCTCCGGGACAAGTTCGAGGCCAACAGAAATGTGGTAAGACTGGCGATTCGCATCTCGCTCTCCCCCGTTTGAATTCGCGTCAGATGTGGATCCCCGCGGCGTTTTGATGGGTTTCTGTCGGTGTGGCAGGAGAACCTGGACGTGATCGACAGGCTCATCGACGACGCGGAAGCGCGGCAGAGGAACTTCCAGCACCCGGATCCTTACATTGGTAAGCCTTGAAATGCTCGCGCCCTCTGTTCCTGCTGTTGGTGCCTATATTGTGGATATCAATGGTTGTTTCGTTAGGCAGTTGAACGTCAAGTATCTCACCATTTTGTCGGAAGTATTCCGAACACCTAGGGTGGGTATTACCAATGAGTTTGTATGGTTTACTAAGTTGTGAGCTCAACCTGCTTTGTTTTAATGATTGATTGCTTAGAGGTGTTTGGCTACAGCTACCGTGAGACTGTTTAAATGGCATTGCTACATACATGTCTCACTTAGTTCATCATTTTATCTAGGTATGTACTTTTGCTGGTTTGTACAACAGCTTATTAGCTTTCAATACCAGAGGAGAACAGCCTTCTCTCTAAGAAATAGTTCAGGTTATCTTAGGTTAGCACCTATCTTTGCTCGAGGTGTGAGCTGTGTTGCTAGTCACAACTAACTCTGTGGTGACATTATCTTCGTGTTTTGCTTGGTGTTAACCTTCAGTGTGAACAAAACTTCTTCAAGCCAGAAATGTACAGACTTGTTACACATTCATTTTAGGGGCATGTTATTCTACTTTCAGGCCAAATTCTGTTTACCATTAAATATTTCCTGATAATAAAGGCTGCTTCAGCTTCATCATACACATGCAGTTCCTGATGGTGAAATGATCTTTTCAGGGGAAAAATGTTAAACTGTTGTGGATACTTTTGCTTCATAATCGATTAATCGTTGTGCTTAGGAGGCCTTACATTAAATTGAGGAAAGTATCAGTAGTTTTGGAACGGTTATTTTCAATGTATGTATTAGCATTTTCATATCGTCCAACCTGTAGCAAACTACTCATTTGCATCATGGGTCTATGCGTTCCTGTGATGCAGCACCTGTTTTTGGACTTGATTTTTGGTTTACTGGTTTGCCATGTTGTGATTCTTCTGATTGATGAGTCTAAGCAACGTATCTATCTCTGCAGTTCCATGGGCTCCTGGTGGCACTAAATTCACAAGGAACCCTCCTCCACCTGAAGGGGTAAGAACATATATCGAATGTGTTGTTGCTACAGTTACTGTTTAACCATGCGATCTCATGCTTGCTGCTGCTGATGATGCAAATTTCATGATGTAAGAATAAGAGTTTGGTAAATGCCCCCAAGTGCATTTACGTGATGAATTAGTTGTTTCATTGTAGGGATGTAATATTGTTTCCCCTTTGATTATACAATGCATATGAAATGTTGCACCACTTTTTAAAATGGTAACATTGCCTTTGCAGATTGAGATTGTCTACAACTTTGGCAAAGAAGAACATTGAGCAGGAACCCTGCATTTGTGCGCAGAACCTGGTACCTGCGGAGTACAAAGAACCTGCTTTCCCTTTTCCATGCAACCAAGCTGTTGTAATATTGTCAAGAACAAAATAAAATTACTCGCCTCCTTCCAAGAGTTCCTTTTATCATGGATGTTGTATGACAACTATTTTGTGCTCATCAGCTAGTTCACCATGCACCAAGTGTTTGAATGCACAAACATTGATGTGATGCTACTCTGGTACCTGCCGTTGCCTTTCTGTATCAGCCCTGGATGGTCGATCAGCCCAAAATGGGGTGATACCAGACACATAATTTTTCCCGCTTCCTCCAAGAATTGTTCAAGGAATAGTTTCATTCACATAGAAAAGAGAAGAAGTTCAAGCAATGTACTGTATATGCTTTTTTTACGGGAACAGCAAATGCTCTGCTTTTGCATTATAGAAAAGGGGATTTCACACTTTTGTTGCTCGCTAGACTTGCCACAATGAAGTTTTTACCCAGCAGCTGCCGATCGAGGTGGAAACGGAAGCAAATGCTGTTTCGAAATCCTGGTTGCAGAGTCAGCAGGTAGCGTCATCTGGGAGCCATTGCGCACAAAGCCTATATGCCGTCCAGTTCCTGTTCTATAGCATCAGCCAGAAGAAGTACTATTTGATCTTGCCCTCGGCCCGAATGTGCCACTCGTGCTCCAGCTGAGGCTGCCTCAACCTGCCGAAGAACTGAACTGTTGTATGCTGAGCTTGCCGAATACTGCCTATCGGCTGTGAAGTTCCAGACAACATCATCCCAGTCGTCCGTCAGCGGAACAGTCTGAATAGTGCTCCAAAGCGAGACGAACTGATCGAGCTGAGTTTTGGTGTTGATTATCCGCAATCCTTGATTGTCAGGTTGGTCCTATCTTCCTCGCTGCGAGAGGCGCCAGCCGCCTGGGAGCATGTCCACTGAGACACTTCACAGACCAGACCTTCGCGGTCTCGCCGTTCCCAAGCGAGATAGTGATGCATGCCGTAGAGAGATCCTTGTGAGATTGATCGCTGGATCACGCTATGTCCATCTGAACCACTCCCACTTGAGCCGCAGAGCCCTACTGCATGTGTTGTTTAGTGACCTCTCAAGTTTGTTACAAAAACTCTCTGTCCATAAAAGATATCTCAATTTTATCAAAATATTTATGTATCTGTATACTAAATTggatctagatatattcaaatttTCACAAATTTGAAAATAACCTttcatggacggagggagtagtattaaAAAGATACGTTGCACACTTCCTAATACATAAGTGGGAAACATAGAAAGCAACCAAAAGGTTTCGAGCTTTGACAATTAGCAGCAAATGCTTAAATGGGCTAGTTGGGTAGTTCATATCGTTTCGTTTTGTTTGTTGAGCATATTTCTCCTCTCAGTGTGGTTTTCTTTTGTGATTTTATTTTCTTTAACTTCCAACGGAAATTTCTTTGACGTGTTGTAGTTCAACCTTGTCGAGTATACATCTTATATATTTggaaggctattatgtaagtgaaGGACACCAACACACAATGAGTAGGAAGCAGCAAGTAAAAGATAGAGGATAGAAAGGGCAAAATGATGTCAGCATATAAAAGGCAATATGCTCAAGTGAGGAAGGAAATAATGAGTGATGGCATAAAAGGTGAACAAGGATACCGAATAATAGTAAACTAATTACTCAATGCATGAAATAGCAGGACATAATGAGAAGGGATTTGGTTACCGGTCGGTAAATCTGGTTACCGCCCGGTAACCGAGTTTCCCGAGCACCCTCAGTAAATAGGCTAACCTAGCAAAAAATCCCGAATTTCTTTGAATTTGAATGCCTAATCACGTATAAAGAAACGGTATCTCTGAATAAAACTAAAGCGATGACAAAATTCAGTAATAATATGACAAAATGATGCTAAAAAAATAATCGAAGGGATCGAACTCACGACATCAAGGCGATGCACAAGAGAGCTAACTAAACGCCATCGAGGTACGTACTCTAATGTGTTCAAACATAGCTTAAACGTGAATTAAGTGCTACAgacacaatttgaattcaaaatttgatttttgaatttGCTCGGTAACCGGGCGAGATTTCTCGGTTACCGCGGTAACCGGGAATCCCGAGCCCCCTTGGGAAATTTTTCTATTCAGGAGCCAAAACCTTGATAATGAGTATCCCAAAGACATTTTTTCTACTATGCAACTAATTACGAATTAATGAGTATGTGTGATATTATGAATTAATGAATATGCGTGttatcatgcacatgatactagcttatgacaatgcatagtatcatatgatagtatcatggtatcatcatatttaatattttgtaaaatctcaatgcaaatttgtgtataTGATGTATTTGCCATTaaattttctagttttacgtgctatgatacggtatcatattatgataccacatccatctctcacctcattaattggtgcgccacatcagattttttgtcaacatgacatgcatgatactacttatgatactttcattgtggctagtctaaaGATCCAAAAAAATATCTGCGAAAGATCTAAGGATCCAAATTAATGACATCCAAAGAAAGAAAACCAATGAATGCCCATGTTTCTATATAAACAGTAGCATAAGGGAGATAGACTGATAGCAGAACAGAAGAGGAATATCAGGATCAAGAGGCTAACTACTACTCCTCATggcgcttatcaagaacaacgctCGGGCTATGTGCTTGGTACTAGTAGCTCTTATTGTCATGGCTACCTCTTTCTTGCCCTCTCACGCAGGTACGTTTCTTTCTCTTATCTTCATTATTCAGTATTTTCATACACTTTGGATGATGCTAAATGGGTTGTGGTTGCTGTGATCACTTGTGCGTAGATACGACGGACACG
It includes:
- the LOC127312864 gene encoding NADH dehydrogenase [ubiquinone] 1 beta subcomplex subunit 9, which codes for MSTTAGYLARRAGQKERVRLLYRRALKDTLNWAVHRHLFYQDASDLRDKFEANRNVENLDVIDRLIDDAEARQRNFQHPDPYIVPWAPGGTKFTRNPPPPEGIEIVYNFGKEEH